One Bos indicus x Bos taurus breed Angus x Brahman F1 hybrid chromosome 6, Bos_hybrid_MaternalHap_v2.0, whole genome shotgun sequence genomic window carries:
- the APELA gene encoding apelin receptor early endogenous ligand yields MRFHQFFLLFVIFMLSLLLIHGQRQANLAMRRKLHRHNCLQRRCMPLHSRVPFP; encoded by the exons ATGAGATTTCACCAGTTCTTTCttctatttgttatttttatgttgaGTCTTCTACTTATCCACGGACAAAGACAAG ctaATTTGGCAATGAGAAGAAAATTGCACAGACACAACTGCCTTCAGAGGAGATGTATGCCTCTCCATTCACGAGTGCCCTTCCCCTGA